The Plectropomus leopardus isolate mb chromosome 15, YSFRI_Pleo_2.0, whole genome shotgun sequence genome has a segment encoding these proteins:
- the LOC121954512 gene encoding protein phosphatase 1 regulatory subunit 3C-B-like: MSAASVLRSFSPSAMPGPVMPMDVAMRFYISHSPPPLRGFLSSYEELQRTRNRVNQTTSHNQQLYKPLRPCLSNQQKAVDDGGCVGWNTNKAGKKKVVFADTKGMSLTAIHVFSKFDDEPYQNKRRGISEELQFDMTDLETATMDLKISAVRSLVLDFKQPSADYLDFRNRLIQNSVCLENCSLQERSLTGTVKVRNMGFEKSVQLRATFDSWATFIDVDCTFMNNVYGCQDSDTFAFVLELPTYIPPPNRVEFCICYKAQGQTFWDNNDGKNYVLKHVGWNGEDLNNTAPLTSVEQKKPSEHKNGGVKVLEMEFDQFGSPRMSSGLFPGWQSWGQIDNTVPYW, encoded by the exons ATGAGTGCTGCAAG cGTGCTCAGGTCTTTCAGTCCATCAGCAATGCCGGGCCCAGTAATGCCGATGGACGTGGCGATGAGATTCTACATCAGCCACTCTCCGCCTCCTCTGCGAGGTTTCCTCAGCTCCTATGAGGAGCTCCAGAGGACCAGGAACCGGGTCAACCAGACCACTAGCCACAACCAGCAGCTCTACAAGCCCCTGAGGCCCTGCCTCAGCAACCAGCAGAAAGCAGTGGACGATGGAGGCTGTGTGGGCTGGAACACCAACAAGGCCGGCAAGAAGAAGGTGGTGTTCGCAGACACGAAGGGAATGTCACTCACTGCCATCCACGTCTTCTCCAAGTTTGACGACGAGCCATATCAAAACAAGCGTCGCGGAATCAGCGAGGAGCTGCAGTTTGACATGACAGACCTGGAAACAGCCACAATGGATCTAAAGATAAGCGCGGTGCGCAGCCTGGTGCTGGACTTTAAACAGCCCTCAGCTGACTACCTGGATTTCCGGAACCGCCTGATTCAGAATTCGGTCTGCTTGGAGAACTGCTCGCTGCAGGAACGATCGCTAACCGGCACCGTCAAGGTCCGGAACATGGGGTTTGAGAAGTCGGTGCAGTTGCGCGCCACCTTCGACTCATGGGCCACCTTCATTGACGTTGACTGCACCTTCATGAACAACGTCTACGGCTGTCAGGATTCTGACACCTTTGCATTCGTGCTGGAGCTGCCCACATACATCCCACCTCCGAACCGTGTCGAGTTCTGCATCTGCTACAAAGCCCAGGGCCAGACCTTCTGGGACAATAACGACGGCAAGAACTACGTCCTCAAGCACGTCGGCTGGAACGGAGAGGACCTGAACAATACGGCGCCCCTAACTTCTGTTGAGCAGAAGAAGCCATCCGAGCACAAAAACGGGGGTGTGAAAGTGCTGGAGATGGAGTTCGATCAGTTCGGCAGCCCTCGCATGTCAAGCGGACTCTTTCCCGGCTGGCAGAGTTGGGGTCAGATCGATAACACTGTGCCTTATTGGTGA